From a single Bremerella cremea genomic region:
- a CDS encoding sialidase family protein, with amino-acid sequence MIRFASAVFALLVISCVVTPCSAQQTDRPEANRQQELKVLGEVADLALLPPVLNTDPEPKYEVANLAYGMTIGIERTPKGRLFAAWIGGEDGPKAYMLVAKSDDDGQTWSEPLLVIDGRASHLPLPRSVIVGNLWIDPLGRLWVFFDQTMNHFDGRGGLWFTRCDDPDADTLVWTEPKRIWHGSMLNKPTVLENGEWVIFAQLLQSNGFGPFSVGLFPELEPMRGANLLVSTDQGETWTYRGGVKMPQPDWMEHRAIERNDGSLWMLTRTRVGPMLSISDDKGRTWSEPTLPPQIKHPAARFHLRKLASGKWLLVKHGPKIDQHQGRSQLTAWLSDDEGQSWYGGLMLDERKGVSYPDGFQAPDGSIYISYDWERSKKGHILLAKFTEADVAAGKLVSEGSKLRQPIMVPGKLNPAE; translated from the coding sequence GTGATTCGATTTGCCAGCGCAGTGTTTGCCCTGCTCGTTATTTCTTGTGTGGTCACACCCTGCTCCGCTCAACAAACGGATCGCCCTGAGGCGAATCGCCAGCAGGAATTAAAGGTCCTGGGCGAGGTCGCCGACTTGGCGCTCTTGCCGCCGGTGCTTAATACCGATCCAGAGCCGAAATATGAGGTCGCTAATCTTGCATACGGGATGACGATTGGGATCGAGCGGACGCCCAAAGGGCGTTTGTTTGCGGCATGGATCGGTGGCGAAGATGGTCCTAAGGCATACATGCTGGTTGCTAAAAGTGATGATGATGGTCAGACGTGGAGCGAGCCGCTGCTGGTGATCGATGGTCGGGCTTCGCATTTGCCGCTTCCTCGTTCGGTAATCGTAGGCAACTTATGGATCGACCCATTGGGACGGTTGTGGGTCTTCTTCGATCAAACGATGAACCACTTCGACGGGCGAGGTGGCTTGTGGTTCACACGTTGCGACGATCCCGACGCCGATACGCTCGTTTGGACCGAACCGAAACGGATCTGGCATGGCTCGATGCTTAACAAGCCGACGGTACTTGAAAACGGCGAGTGGGTTATCTTCGCACAGCTTCTGCAATCGAACGGATTCGGCCCGTTTTCCGTGGGGCTGTTCCCCGAGTTGGAGCCGATGCGGGGGGCGAACCTATTGGTGTCGACCGATCAGGGAGAAACATGGACATACCGTGGCGGCGTGAAAATGCCGCAGCCAGATTGGATGGAACATCGGGCGATTGAGCGGAACGATGGTTCGCTGTGGATGCTTACTCGGACCCGCGTTGGCCCCATGCTCAGTATTTCTGACGACAAGGGACGAACCTGGAGCGAGCCGACCTTGCCGCCGCAAATTAAACATCCAGCGGCTCGTTTTCATTTACGAAAACTGGCTTCCGGTAAGTGGCTGCTGGTGAAGCATGGCCCGAAAATCGACCAGCACCAAGGCCGCAGCCAGCTAACGGCGTGGCTTTCAGACGACGAAGGCCAGAGTTGGTACGGCGGGTTGATGCTCGACGAACGGAAAGGTGTTTCCTACCCAGATGGTTTTCAGGCTCCGGATGGATCGATTTACATTTCGTACGATTGGGAACGTAGCAAGAAGGGGCATATCTTACTGGCCAAGTTCACCGAGGCCGACGTAGCTGCCGGCAAGCTGGTGAGCGAGGGCTCGAAACTGCGACAACCCATTATGGTGCCGGGGAAGTTGAATCCGGCAGAGTAA
- a CDS encoding DUF420 domain-containing protein, producing MSLLAQNAGFLPTRGSIMIDFVFLAMFGIILILGISIYLVRYRRMYEVHKWIQVITGIVLLLAVLAFEIDMRFFTDWEALAEPSSIGMNTIKGLLYFHLLFAIPTPLLWIFVIWHGLLRFPNPAAPNAYSNTHIFWARLAAIGMLLTAVTGWIFYYAAFVA from the coding sequence ATGAGTCTGTTAGCACAAAACGCCGGCTTTCTGCCAACACGCGGGTCGATCATGATCGACTTCGTCTTCTTGGCCATGTTCGGTATCATTCTGATCTTGGGGATCAGTATCTACCTTGTCCGCTATCGGCGCATGTACGAGGTCCACAAATGGATCCAAGTCATCACCGGCATCGTGCTGCTTCTGGCGGTGCTGGCTTTTGAAATCGACATGCGTTTCTTCACCGATTGGGAAGCCTTAGCCGAGCCTTCCAGCATTGGCATGAACACAATAAAGGGACTGCTCTACTTCCATCTTCTATTCGCCATACCGACGCCCCTGCTGTGGATCTTTGTCATCTGGCATGGTCTGCTTCGGTTTCCTAACCCAGCCGCCCCCAACGCTTACAGCAACACCCACATTTTCTGGGCCCGCCTCGCCGCGATTGGCATGCTGCTAACAGCGGTCACTGGTTGGATTTTTTATTACGCGGCATTTGTGGCCTAA
- a CDS encoding NPCBM/NEW2 domain-containing protein, producing the protein MSVFRFASFVLLIGLASPCLAQSALTSQIQTIGQPERTVSLNEFPLSGQWTGPGQNIDVSQIVRFGNPGLIKEDSVVALEDGSYFAAKELRTEGVTLHAYCQLWDEMQVPLRPLRGILLRAHLDPDQTRQSLDRIHNYQGSHDRLLLSNGDYIDGTFRNLSALKVEFQVGEKSLELDRRRIEEIYFAQTSATSAPPQQGVWIGFRDGSMFLAQNIRLADDRVTLQMRSGFALRSSALENAYAYMVYLRPLGNDVRYLSDLDAIGFKTLGFLAPSWEYKKDRNILGGTLKSDGYISQKGIGLHATARLAYRVEASDARFKAKVGIDDDTDGAGSVVFKVYVSETGSQWKPVFESPIVRGGDLPVDVDVPVKGMKGIALVVEFADGADVLDHANWFDARFEPE; encoded by the coding sequence GTGTCTGTTTTCCGCTTTGCCAGTTTTGTTTTGCTGATCGGCCTGGCTTCGCCTTGCTTGGCTCAGTCGGCATTGACCAGCCAGATCCAGACGATCGGCCAACCTGAACGTACGGTGTCGCTCAACGAGTTTCCCCTTTCCGGACAATGGACCGGGCCGGGACAGAATATCGACGTTTCTCAGATAGTGCGGTTTGGCAATCCAGGGCTGATCAAAGAAGACAGTGTCGTCGCGTTGGAAGACGGCTCGTATTTCGCCGCCAAAGAACTACGAACCGAAGGGGTAACATTGCATGCCTACTGCCAGTTGTGGGACGAAATGCAAGTTCCCTTGCGCCCGCTCCGAGGTATCTTACTAAGGGCGCATCTCGATCCAGACCAAACACGCCAATCGCTCGATCGCATTCACAACTACCAAGGATCGCACGATCGCCTGTTGCTTTCCAACGGCGACTACATCGACGGCACGTTCCGTAACCTCTCGGCGCTGAAGGTAGAGTTTCAAGTTGGCGAGAAATCGCTGGAACTCGATCGCCGCCGGATCGAAGAGATTTACTTCGCACAAACGAGTGCGACGTCCGCGCCCCCGCAGCAAGGGGTTTGGATTGGGTTCCGCGATGGCAGCATGTTCCTGGCCCAAAATATCCGCCTCGCTGACGACCGCGTTACCCTGCAAATGCGTAGCGGTTTCGCACTGCGTTCTTCGGCGTTAGAAAACGCCTATGCGTACATGGTTTATTTGCGTCCCCTTGGCAACGATGTACGGTACCTTTCCGATTTAGACGCAATCGGCTTCAAAACTCTGGGCTTTCTGGCCCCTAGTTGGGAATACAAAAAAGACCGTAACATTCTCGGCGGCACGCTCAAGTCTGACGGTTATATCAGCCAGAAAGGAATCGGGCTGCATGCAACCGCTCGGTTAGCCTACCGGGTCGAAGCAAGCGATGCTCGCTTCAAAGCCAAAGTCGGCATCGACGACGACACCGACGGCGCTGGCAGTGTGGTCTTCAAAGTTTACGTCAGCGAGACCGGCAGCCAATGGAAACCAGTCTTTGAAAGCCCAATCGTCCGTGGTGGAGACTTGCCCGTCGACGTCGATGTGCCCGTGAAAGGGATGAAGGGGATCGCCTTGGTGGTCGAGTTCGCCGATGGGGCCGATGTCCTAGATCATGCCAACTGGTTCGATGCCCGCTTTGAACCAGAGTAG
- a CDS encoding 2,3-bisphosphoglycerate-independent phosphoglycerate mutase, protein MDQIDLVRSLKTKNDSKIVMFVGDGLGGLPHEPGGKTELEAAKTPNLDALAAKSVQGASIPVKPGISPGSGPGHLGLFGYDPLKHLIGRGALEATGIGLVLQPGDVAVRCNFCTIDADGKITDRRAGRIPTEESAPLAESLNAIKIPGVEVIVKPVKEHRFVVVFRGGDGLGGNVHDTDPQATGVLPLDPEGVDEAGKKTAVIAKQFVEAAKKMLKDEKKANCLTMRGFSAKPAIPSYEDVYGLNAAAIAVYPMYKGLASLVGMEILGKPQTLEEEIKVLEENWDKYDFFFIHFKYTDSSGEDGDFDAKVKRTEEFDAQIPRILALNPDVLIVTGDHSTPSFLASHSWHPVPTLLYSNCCRPDGHKTFGEDTACRGGLGHFEAQYLMTLAMANAHRLQKYGA, encoded by the coding sequence ATGGACCAAATCGACCTGGTTCGCAGCTTGAAAACCAAGAACGACTCGAAGATCGTTATGTTTGTGGGGGACGGCCTGGGTGGGCTGCCGCACGAACCAGGCGGCAAAACGGAATTGGAAGCCGCCAAGACTCCGAACCTCGACGCCTTGGCCGCGAAAAGCGTGCAAGGTGCCAGCATACCAGTGAAACCAGGCATCAGCCCTGGGAGCGGTCCGGGGCACTTGGGGTTGTTCGGTTACGATCCACTGAAGCATTTGATTGGTCGCGGGGCCCTGGAAGCCACCGGTATTGGTCTTGTGCTGCAGCCTGGCGATGTTGCCGTGCGTTGCAATTTCTGCACGATTGACGCGGACGGTAAGATTACCGACCGCCGTGCCGGACGTATCCCGACCGAAGAAAGCGCCCCGCTGGCCGAAAGCCTTAACGCGATCAAGATCCCTGGTGTGGAAGTGATTGTGAAGCCGGTTAAAGAACACCGTTTTGTGGTGGTGTTCCGTGGTGGCGACGGTCTGGGTGGCAATGTGCACGATACCGATCCGCAAGCGACCGGTGTTCTGCCGCTTGACCCAGAGGGTGTCGACGAAGCAGGCAAGAAGACGGCTGTGATCGCCAAGCAGTTTGTGGAAGCCGCTAAGAAGATGCTGAAGGACGAGAAGAAGGCCAACTGCCTAACCATGCGTGGCTTCTCGGCCAAGCCTGCGATTCCGTCGTATGAAGATGTCTACGGTTTGAATGCCGCCGCGATCGCTGTTTATCCGATGTACAAGGGCCTCGCCAGCTTGGTCGGAATGGAGATTTTGGGCAAGCCGCAAACCCTGGAAGAAGAGATCAAAGTTCTCGAAGAGAACTGGGACAAGTACGACTTCTTCTTCATCCACTTCAAGTACACCGACTCGAGCGGCGAAGATGGCGATTTCGATGCCAAGGTCAAGCGAACCGAAGAGTTCGACGCACAGATTCCGCGGATTCTGGCATTGAACCCGGACGTGCTGATTGTGACTGGCGATCACAGCACGCCGTCGTTCCTGGCCAGCCACAGTTGGCACCCGGTTCCCACGTTGTTGTACTCGAACTGCTGCCGACCAGATGGCCATAAAACCTTCGGCGAAGACACTGCCTGCCGGGGCGGACTGGGACATTTCGAGGCTCAGTACCTGATGACGCTGGCGATGGCCAACGCTCACCGCTTGCAGAAGTACGGGGCGTAA
- a CDS encoding DUF4175 family protein — MASDAGKSNSHKVRHLLVTRVEEARQAVMRRVRLRGTAWGLFAAISFLLAMALFDYLLRQDDVGTRWFLSLITLAGLAFAFVWWTLPAWQWHPSLQQIAQRIEQFFPELHDKISSALFFLQQDEADAAGSSPYFRRKHISEMTDTLSHTDLSVALNRQLATRSLYALGGGLFVLLTVLVFSPQAFGTALTRLAMPWRTVEWPRVNDLAVVDPPEVVPLGGRAMFEVEDLNQKLPELVELQIRYEPNGRPLTYPMQFDFPSERMVYQLEGIQRPFEFRVQGGDDNTMAWQPVDVVKPPKFSDVQITLVPPAYTRWLPSESPRSIIALAGTSLQLFGKVDQKIDEARFVFEASGETETFPLEIGEDRLSFMTKSATESTATPVGPVLTASGNYWVEVTVESGLKKAEGQRYPVRVIQDKAPIVSWVEPQRNMTLTPKALLDLSASVRDDLKTESIKLALRKPADNTLVLEDNLYTGPTDRPLVSAPTNLAMGQAEEQLVEYPLDLSQLNNLAPGMVLELVVTASDYRPQIGNSLPRLITIISDEQLDQRVNRQQRDIISKIAEARRLQQDARQQTRSVEIELEEGAPLGPAEMANLQNGEQNQKSVRDKLVAGEESAAAKIDSLLNELEQNRQHDHDAAGLLRELKEKIEAIANSDLNPIESELTQLRRNASRSQSPGNDRQENGDPQQPSPDGSPDADKPTEDAPPAEQQEAQQQLQEIGQRQEKVAGQLQDWQNDLNKWDTFRRFALDVRDLANRQAELSRNVQSKQGETLGQEVDQMTPEQRASLKQMGEQQTNLASEMDRIQARMRDMLQNNPENEDVANTLQDAITENRDAAVSQRMRQAGQRIEQNQLATAKDSQEQVEKSLQDVLDTLQNRRETDKKELLRKLDEAQQDLQQLKKQQKELKTKAQESQQQNPSDSAGQKGQQQTQQQKLEQLAAQAKQLQQQAEQLARKLERLSAKSAAQKLRDAAQRLEDAAQQAQNMDQGQLEEQIEQAQQDLEQAEQELEKQKEKLEQDLAQEMAAKLKQSIELLIIRQERIRDEMVRLHELQLAEGDLTSAQSQTLAGLSIEQATLTDEIRSFADAIAKAEVYHLSLQLSAEVTTDLARLLDSGKLDPSMIALADEAVDRLRQLVAALEEEQKQQQQAQQEQQPGQDQQQQQPGGSQDGISQTAQLRLLKLMQESLKARTKKLGEEIAADPQQANPNKLARLAAEQGRLSELTLNLIKTTEEELFDPDKLPEIEPTNPEEDTPEVPDAE; from the coding sequence ATGGCTTCCGACGCTGGCAAATCGAACTCCCACAAGGTGCGCCACCTATTGGTCACCCGCGTGGAAGAAGCGCGCCAAGCGGTGATGCGCCGCGTTCGGCTGCGCGGCACTGCATGGGGCCTGTTTGCAGCGATCAGCTTTCTTTTAGCGATGGCTCTGTTTGATTACCTTCTGCGGCAAGACGATGTCGGCACGCGTTGGTTCCTCTCGCTGATCACCCTGGCCGGCCTGGCCTTCGCGTTTGTCTGGTGGACACTCCCGGCCTGGCAGTGGCATCCGTCGCTACAACAGATCGCCCAACGTATCGAACAATTCTTCCCCGAACTTCACGATAAGATCTCCAGCGCGCTTTTCTTTCTGCAACAAGACGAAGCGGATGCCGCTGGCAGTTCACCTTATTTTCGCCGTAAACATATCAGCGAGATGACCGACACGCTGAGCCATACCGATTTGTCGGTGGCGTTGAATCGGCAATTGGCCACGCGTTCGTTGTATGCTCTCGGCGGAGGTCTCTTCGTTCTGCTTACCGTGCTCGTGTTTTCTCCCCAAGCTTTTGGTACCGCACTGACACGCTTAGCCATGCCGTGGCGAACGGTCGAGTGGCCGCGTGTGAATGACTTGGCGGTGGTCGATCCCCCTGAGGTCGTTCCGCTAGGTGGCCGCGCGATGTTCGAGGTTGAAGACCTCAATCAAAAACTACCGGAACTGGTCGAGCTCCAAATTCGGTACGAACCGAACGGTCGCCCGTTAACCTACCCCATGCAGTTTGACTTCCCCTCTGAGCGGATGGTCTATCAATTGGAAGGAATCCAAAGACCGTTTGAATTCCGCGTTCAAGGAGGCGACGACAACACCATGGCTTGGCAGCCGGTCGATGTCGTTAAGCCACCGAAGTTTTCCGACGTTCAAATCACGCTGGTTCCTCCTGCTTATACGCGGTGGCTCCCCAGTGAATCACCGCGTTCGATTATCGCCTTGGCTGGCACCTCGCTTCAGCTCTTCGGCAAGGTCGATCAGAAGATCGACGAGGCGCGGTTTGTGTTTGAGGCTTCGGGCGAAACCGAAACGTTCCCCCTGGAAATCGGTGAGGATCGCCTTTCTTTCATGACGAAGTCTGCTACCGAATCAACCGCTACTCCGGTCGGACCAGTTCTAACGGCCAGTGGCAACTATTGGGTGGAAGTCACCGTCGAGTCTGGCCTTAAGAAAGCAGAAGGGCAACGTTATCCGGTCCGCGTTATTCAAGACAAAGCTCCGATAGTGTCGTGGGTCGAACCCCAGCGGAACATGACGCTTACCCCCAAAGCATTGCTCGATCTCTCGGCCAGTGTGCGCGACGACCTCAAGACCGAGTCGATCAAGCTTGCCCTGCGTAAACCAGCCGACAACACGTTGGTCTTGGAAGACAACCTATACACAGGCCCGACCGATCGCCCGTTGGTATCAGCCCCAACCAACTTGGCCATGGGACAAGCAGAAGAGCAATTGGTTGAATATCCGCTTGATTTGTCCCAACTGAACAACCTAGCCCCCGGCATGGTATTAGAACTGGTCGTGACCGCCAGCGACTATCGTCCCCAAATCGGCAACAGCCTGCCACGTCTCATCACGATCATCTCCGACGAACAACTCGATCAACGGGTGAATCGTCAGCAGCGCGACATCATTTCCAAAATCGCCGAAGCCCGGCGTTTACAACAAGATGCACGCCAACAAACACGCAGCGTCGAGATTGAACTGGAAGAAGGAGCCCCGCTAGGCCCTGCCGAAATGGCCAATTTGCAAAATGGTGAACAAAACCAGAAGAGCGTCCGCGACAAACTGGTCGCCGGTGAAGAAAGTGCCGCCGCGAAGATCGATTCGTTGTTGAACGAACTCGAACAAAACCGCCAACACGATCACGACGCCGCTGGTTTGCTGCGGGAACTGAAAGAGAAAATCGAAGCAATCGCCAACTCGGATCTGAATCCGATTGAATCGGAATTAACACAATTACGCCGCAACGCTTCACGTTCTCAATCACCAGGCAACGATCGCCAAGAGAACGGCGATCCGCAGCAACCCTCGCCAGACGGTTCCCCCGATGCCGACAAACCAACGGAAGACGCCCCCCCAGCCGAGCAGCAGGAAGCCCAACAACAGCTCCAAGAAATTGGCCAACGACAAGAGAAAGTCGCCGGGCAATTGCAAGATTGGCAGAATGACCTGAACAAGTGGGATACCTTCCGCCGCTTTGCCCTTGATGTTCGTGACCTGGCCAACCGCCAAGCCGAACTCTCGCGAAACGTTCAATCAAAGCAAGGAGAAACCCTCGGCCAGGAAGTCGACCAGATGACGCCTGAGCAGCGAGCTTCGCTCAAGCAAATGGGGGAACAGCAAACCAACTTAGCCAGCGAAATGGACCGCATCCAAGCGCGTATGCGAGACATGCTGCAAAACAATCCCGAGAACGAAGACGTCGCCAACACGCTGCAAGACGCGATCACCGAAAACCGAGACGCGGCCGTCTCGCAGCGAATGCGCCAAGCTGGTCAGCGAATCGAACAAAACCAGCTTGCCACTGCCAAAGACTCGCAAGAGCAAGTCGAAAAGTCACTGCAAGACGTTCTCGATACGCTGCAAAATCGTCGCGAAACAGACAAAAAAGAACTACTTCGCAAATTGGATGAAGCTCAACAAGACCTGCAACAATTGAAAAAGCAGCAGAAAGAACTAAAAACCAAAGCTCAAGAATCCCAGCAACAGAACCCGTCTGATTCAGCCGGGCAAAAGGGGCAACAACAAACGCAGCAACAAAAACTGGAGCAGTTGGCCGCCCAGGCGAAACAGCTGCAACAACAAGCCGAACAATTGGCCCGCAAGCTAGAACGGCTATCAGCCAAGAGTGCCGCTCAAAAGCTGCGCGACGCGGCCCAGCGTTTGGAAGATGCCGCACAACAAGCCCAGAACATGGACCAAGGGCAACTGGAAGAGCAAATCGAGCAAGCTCAACAAGATCTCGAACAGGCCGAGCAGGAACTCGAAAAGCAGAAGGAAAAGCTCGAGCAAGACCTGGCCCAGGAAATGGCCGCTAAGCTGAAGCAATCGATCGAACTGCTCATCATTCGCCAGGAACGAATCCGGGACGAAATGGTTCGCCTGCACGAACTGCAACTCGCCGAGGGAGACCTCACCTCAGCCCAAAGCCAAACCTTAGCGGGACTCTCAATCGAACAGGCCACCCTGACCGACGAAATTCGCTCGTTTGCCGATGCGATTGCCAAGGCCGAGGTGTATCATCTTTCGCTACAACTTTCAGCCGAAGTCACGACCGACCTAGCCCGTCTGCTAGACTCCGGTAAGCTCGACCCTTCGATGATTGCCCTGGCCGATGAAGCGGTCGACCGTTTGCGACAATTGGTGGCAGCATTAGAGGAAGAACAAAAACAACAGCAACAAGCGCAGCAAGAGCAACAGCCGGGGCAAGACCAACAACAACAGCAACCCGGTGGCAGCCAAGATGGCATCAGCCAAACGGCCCAGTTGCGGCTGCTGAAGTTAATGCAAGAGTCGCTCAAAGCACGCACGAAAAAGTTAGGGGAAGAAATCGCCGCCGATCCGCAGCAAGCCAATCCGAACAAGCTGGCACGACTCGCTGCAGAACAAGGACGCCTATCCGAGTTGACCTTAAACCTCATCAAGACCACCGAAGAGGAGTTGTTCGATCCTGACAAGCTTCCCGAGATCGAACCGACCAATCCGGAAGAAGACACGCCAGAGGTGCCCGATGCCGAGTAA
- the lpxB gene encoding lipid-A-disaccharide synthase — translation MEIFFSVGEPSGDLHGANLVRALKSRRPDIRCVGYGGPKMAEAGCQLHEDLTRWAVMWFLRVFLNLHNFIGLMLRANRYFRDHKPDAVVLIDYPGFNWWIAARAKAHGIPVFYYGTPQIWAWAGWRIGKMRRLIDHALCKLPFEEGWYRERGVNATYVGHPYFDELENQHLDTDFLRQQTENTTPLVTLLPGSRSQEVTSNLPVFLETARKIQQQVPEVRFAIAAFNDRHAAQAFEHVLASGVEAEVHVDLTPELIHSATCCLACSGSVSLELLYHEKPAVIHYRISRVAHWVQSQFRKVKYITLVNLLARDDLFYENGYYTYDPDAPGAEEVVYPEYLTYRNRSDDMARRIAGWLEEPASTRRMVQQLCTLKERVVGQGASSRGADYILSHMEETQRTKTATSQAA, via the coding sequence ATGGAGATATTTTTCAGCGTCGGCGAACCAAGCGGCGATTTACACGGCGCAAACTTGGTTCGCGCGCTTAAATCGCGCCGACCAGACATCCGTTGCGTTGGCTACGGCGGGCCCAAAATGGCCGAGGCTGGTTGCCAATTGCACGAAGACTTAACACGCTGGGCCGTGATGTGGTTCCTGCGTGTGTTCTTGAATTTGCATAACTTTATTGGCTTGATGCTGCGCGCAAATCGCTATTTTCGCGATCACAAGCCAGATGCGGTCGTGCTGATCGACTACCCAGGCTTCAACTGGTGGATTGCTGCCCGGGCCAAAGCGCATGGGATTCCGGTGTTCTATTATGGAACCCCGCAAATCTGGGCTTGGGCTGGGTGGCGAATCGGCAAGATGCGGCGGTTGATCGATCACGCGCTGTGCAAGTTGCCGTTTGAAGAAGGTTGGTATCGCGAGCGCGGTGTCAACGCGACCTACGTAGGACATCCTTACTTCGACGAACTTGAGAACCAGCATCTCGATACCGACTTTTTGCGTCAACAAACGGAAAACACGACCCCGCTGGTGACCTTGTTACCAGGTTCGCGTAGCCAGGAAGTGACCTCGAATCTGCCGGTCTTTCTGGAAACGGCTCGTAAAATTCAACAACAAGTCCCAGAGGTTCGCTTTGCGATTGCCGCGTTTAACGATCGGCATGCTGCCCAAGCGTTCGAGCATGTATTAGCCAGCGGAGTTGAAGCAGAGGTTCACGTTGATTTAACTCCTGAGTTAATCCACAGTGCGACATGCTGCCTGGCATGCAGTGGGTCGGTTTCGTTGGAACTGCTGTACCACGAAAAGCCAGCGGTGATTCATTATCGCATCAGCCGCGTCGCGCATTGGGTGCAAAGCCAGTTTCGCAAGGTGAAGTACATCACGCTGGTTAATCTGCTGGCCCGCGACGATTTGTTTTATGAAAACGGCTACTATACCTACGACCCCGACGCACCAGGCGCTGAAGAGGTGGTTTACCCTGAGTATCTGACCTATCGGAATCGCAGCGATGACATGGCTCGGCGAATTGCTGGTTGGCTCGAAGAGCCCGCTTCAACCCGGCGCATGGTGCAGCAGTTGTGTACGCTGAAAGAACGAGTCGTCGGCCAAGGGGCATCAAGCCGTGGGGCGGATTATATTCTTTCGCACATGGAAGAAACGCAGCGTACCAAAACCGCTACGTCGCAAGCGGCCTAG
- a CDS encoding prenyltransferase/squalene oxidase repeat-containing protein: MKSFSRRTMLQSALATAAGCGIGSLLPAQDWRGTSRRGSRGLITQDIQATIDNGLQYLAQRQTSVGDLRGAFGNDGYRANTAVVGLAGLAFMASGSSPNRGPYGANISSCVDYLLANTQSGGFVAVPNARTHGPMYGHGFATLFLAEVYGMTGNPELRDTLRAAIKLIVDTQNADGGWRYQPVRSEADISVTVCQMMALRAARNAGIYVPNETVDRCVSYVTRSQNADGGFSYMLSGGPSAFPRSAAGVVALYSAGMYEGEVIERALLYLEDNLPHESTFRGNNHFFYGQYYAAQAFWQVGTQRWEQYYRTIRQVLQDRQTTQGFWTDFICPEYGTAMACIVLQLPNNYLPIFQK, encoded by the coding sequence ATGAAATCCTTTTCCCGTAGAACAATGCTTCAATCTGCCCTGGCAACGGCGGCCGGCTGTGGGATCGGTTCGTTGCTGCCGGCCCAGGATTGGCGTGGCACATCGCGCAGAGGCTCGCGCGGACTAATTACGCAAGACATCCAAGCGACCATCGATAACGGTTTGCAGTACCTGGCCCAACGCCAAACCTCGGTGGGCGATTTACGAGGCGCGTTTGGCAACGACGGCTATCGAGCCAACACGGCCGTGGTTGGCCTGGCAGGCTTGGCGTTCATGGCCTCAGGCAGTTCCCCTAACCGGGGACCGTACGGAGCGAATATTTCGTCCTGTGTCGATTACCTGTTGGCTAACACGCAAAGTGGCGGTTTCGTCGCGGTACCGAATGCCCGCACGCATGGCCCCATGTATGGGCACGGCTTCGCCACGTTGTTTCTGGCAGAAGTCTACGGCATGACCGGGAACCCTGAACTGCGCGACACCCTCCGAGCCGCTATCAAGTTGATTGTCGACACCCAAAACGCCGATGGTGGCTGGCGTTATCAACCGGTGCGGAGCGAAGCCGATATCTCGGTTACCGTTTGTCAAATGATGGCCCTCCGAGCGGCCCGCAACGCTGGCATTTATGTTCCTAACGAAACCGTCGACCGCTGTGTAAGTTACGTTACCCGCAGCCAAAATGCCGACGGCGGTTTCAGCTATATGCTTAGCGGGGGACCAAGTGCTTTCCCTCGTTCAGCCGCAGGGGTCGTCGCGCTCTACAGTGCCGGTATGTACGAAGGGGAAGTCATCGAACGTGCCCTCCTTTACCTAGAAGACAACTTGCCGCATGAAAGCACATTCCGCGGCAACAATCATTTCTTCTACGGGCAATACTATGCTGCCCAAGCGTTCTGGCAGGTCGGTACGCAGCGTTGGGAACAATATTACCGCACCATTCGCCAAGTCCTCCAAGATCGCCAAACAACTCAGGGGTTCTGGACCGACTTTATCTGCCCCGAATACGGCACCGCGATGGCCTGCATCGTCTTGCAACTTCCGAACAACTATTTGCCTATTTTTCAGAAGTGA
- a CDS encoding metal-dependent hydrolase codes for MALQLLWHGHGTWSLHTADHKILIDPFFTGNPAADITADQVEADIILLTHGHGDHLGANEDGTIDLVEIAQRTGAEVITMVETATWLAGKGVKKVTGMNLGGTFKLPLGSVRMTLAPHSNGLPDGTYGGPPAGFVIETAGRKVYFAGDTSLFSDMKLIGELGLDAAILPVGDFYTMGAEDSIRAVKLLQPTHVIPGHYNTWPVIAQNIEEWTTKVRHETNATPHVPIPGQRLSLG; via the coding sequence ATGGCACTGCAACTTCTTTGGCACGGACACGGGACTTGGTCGCTGCATACGGCCGATCACAAGATTCTGATCGATCCCTTTTTCACCGGTAATCCGGCTGCCGATATCACGGCTGATCAGGTCGAAGCCGATATCATTCTGCTTACGCATGGCCATGGTGATCACCTTGGAGCCAACGAAGACGGCACGATCGACCTGGTAGAAATCGCCCAGCGAACCGGCGCTGAAGTGATCACGATGGTGGAAACCGCAACTTGGCTCGCTGGCAAAGGGGTGAAGAAGGTCACCGGAATGAACCTCGGCGGCACGTTCAAATTGCCGTTAGGTTCGGTACGGATGACCCTGGCCCCGCATAGCAACGGTTTGCCCGATGGTACCTACGGTGGCCCACCGGCTGGCTTTGTGATTGAAACCGCCGGTCGTAAGGTCTACTTTGCCGGCGATACGTCGCTGTTCAGCGATATGAAACTGATCGGCGAATTAGGTCTCGATGCGGCCATACTTCCGGTTGGCGACTTCTACACCATGGGGGCAGAAGATTCGATCCGAGCAGTGAAGTTGCTCCAGCCAACGCATGTCATTCCAGGCCACTACAACACTTGGCCGGTCATCGCACAAAACATCGAAGAATGGACCACCAAGGTTCGCCACGAGACCAACGCCACGCCTCACGTCCCCATCCCAGGGCAACGGCTTTCGCTGGGCTAA